Sequence from the Maribellus comscasis genome:
TACCGGATTTGCATTTGGAATGGGCATCGAAAGAATTACGATGCTTAAGTACGGAATAAAAGATATTCGTCATTTCTTTGAAAATGATGTCCGCTTTCTTAAACAATTTGAGTCTGCAACTTAATTTTCAGGCAATATTATATTTTGAACGGAAAACAAAAAAGACGCTGACTTCAGCGTCTTTTTTTATATAATTTTATTATTAACTAATAATGCGAATACATTGTATTAGGCGATTCGTACCATTTCTTATTTTTTATTCCACCTGATTCCGCCCACTCTTCAAACTCGGGATAAGCATTCAAAAACAATTCCTTCTCATTCGGAATAGCAAATTTATCCGTTTCCACTTCAAGTCCCCACGGAAGATTTCTGTTCGTTAAAAAATCAGAAACAGGTACTTCAAAACTGGTCGTACTGGTTTTGGCAAAACCTCCTGTCATTATCTCCTCATCCGTGTAAATAAAATAACTAACCCAAATATTATTGCTGCTATTTGCGAAGGAGAAATCAATTTGCCAAGAATCATCAAGTTCACTCAAATCTTTCATCCACGGACTTCCTCCGGCTGTCAGTTGCTCGCCATTAACGATGATGTTTTTATTTGCAATTCGCTTATATGTTTTGCCTGAAACTTCATAAAACATCAATCCAACCTTCACCGATAACGAGCCCCCTTTATTGTACAATTCAGACGAAACATAACCGGTAATTGTGTTCCCCTTCTTAGACAAGCCAAGTTTGGATCTAATCATTACATCGTTAAAATCATAGTCTCCTTCTGAAGGATACAAATCCTCAAACAGGGCAAAATAGTATTTGTTGTTTTTAGGATATTCCTGCATTGCTACGGCAGATTTTACAAGAGCAGTAGTTTCTTCAAGTTCATTCAAATTGATTGATTGTTCAGTTAAAGTATTCCAAATTGAAGGATCATTGATCTCAAGAAGCTTCATTCTGTCTTTATTTGACAAACTATCTTCATCAATCTCTCCGTTATCTTTTAAACAAGCTGAAAAAAGAAAAGCTAATCCTAAAGTCAATAGTAAAAGTTTGTAACGCATAGCAGAATAAATTTAGCATAAAATTAAAAATATATTATTATTTATGTTAGAAACATGTAAGTGTTTTAATTCTTTTGCTCTGTTTTCTTTGCTCAAACTCCATTTTTATTTTGTTCGCAGCGACATTTTTTAAGCCTGCAATACATAAGGAAAAGGAAGTTTCTTTTTTTTACAGAAAATACTATTTCATAAAAAAAAACGTTATTATTCCACAACAAGCAGATTAACAATAAATTAACAGAAAACAAGATTGACTCTTTTTTTTTGGCATATTGTCTTAAAATGACATAATTTTGCAAAAAGATATTTGAGTCTTTTTTTAACAAGAAAGAAAATGATGGAAACAAAAGCAAATCAAGACCAGATTGTTATCAAAACAAAACCTGAGCATGAAAAGCAGAAGTTGCCAATGAATTTGATTGTATCTTTGGCGGCAGGAACAATTGCCGGGATGGCAATCATTTTTGGCCTTTTTTGGGGTGCAGAAATGTTGTTCAGCCTCTAACCTTCAAAATTGAGGAATCTTTTAAAAAAAATATTCCATTAAGAAAGCTCGCTTATCGCGAGCTTTTCGTTTTTTATAAATTTCTTCTCTTTATCTAATAATCTTATCGATTGCATTTAATTCATCTCCGGCAAAGTCAATATTTTTTAATGTAGCTACATTATCATCAATTTGTTTAACTGAACTTGCTCCTATCAAAACCGAAGTAATTCGTTTGTCCTTAAGAATCCATGCCAGAGCCATTTGAGCTAAGGATTGTCCGCGATTTTGCGCAATTTCATTTAACATCACAATCTTATCGTGAGCAGATTCAACATCTTCTTTTTTCAGGAAAACTTCGCG
This genomic interval carries:
- a CDS encoding LruC domain-containing protein, whose protein sequence is MRYKLLLLTLGLAFLFSACLKDNGEIDEDSLSNKDRMKLLEINDPSIWNTLTEQSINLNELEETTALVKSAVAMQEYPKNNKYYFALFEDLYPSEGDYDFNDVMIRSKLGLSKKGNTITGYVSSELYNKGGSLSVKVGLMFYEVSGKTYKRIANKNIIVNGEQLTAGGSPWMKDLSELDDSWQIDFSFANSSNNIWVSYFIYTDEEIMTGGFAKTSTTSFEVPVSDFLTNRNLPWGLEVETDKFAIPNEKELFLNAYPEFEEWAESGGIKNKKWYESPNTMYSHY